The Oscillospiraceae bacterium genome includes a region encoding these proteins:
- a CDS encoding M28 family peptidase produces MSAYNDGELGFSLSGTSNASQTADLIRSKMSQIGLEDAVKEEFSCSAFSFCSAQLSYRTVDGNVVSFRLSALPSDSNGEQRMTLVSAGDGSLEGYKNITASGKAVLAILNGYDAETIKYVIEEARTQGAAALIAAFSSSIDEQLNSAYYCDSYSITSTMPVLTMTNTDAQKLLNAYNGAVKEDSALVVTLNSEFGFTDESVGYNIVGTIPGLDSDSKIIITADYDRFYHGYNENCCSVALMLGLAQAVKSSGYKPQKTLVFVAYGGSEIAKRNSGYSTSYGAFVQLTQTHSEWAAGNTVHIDITMPAANHGSSYPLAVSTGLETFVGNAVTGLTGPFINGIKINNNVKGGESGFIFESAGIPTIGLDLDASEFAMKYRHTNLDNSNRYNAAAFRFSYQLYTKLLLAFDQTAVTPYNFLPFFTNLNSGLDTKSLSAFDIDIAEIKDSAYTATIQAQILNYYIRHINDAYEDAVAAGEYNKAARIYSAASQLNTPLRDLFARINSVFTVLNSQNRKQCSYEIPTDYSIKLGTALLQFRQGKIAACIETCQSIGELKYTFLFDASVCNSVAAAVNNGSVKNLYWADGKIYPLPDIYDTLRDLYLKRNASFAATDFVEELDSLQNYCNFQTENLVSAFESRSVSCRLFAGEAKKLIDSCEKFEGYFE; encoded by the coding sequence ATGTCAGCTTATAATGACGGAGAGCTTGGATTTTCACTCTCCGGAACCTCAAATGCATCTCAGACAGCGGATCTCATTCGTTCAAAAATGTCCCAAATCGGTCTTGAGGATGCGGTTAAAGAAGAATTTTCCTGTTCGGCATTTTCGTTTTGCTCCGCACAGCTCAGTTATCGGACAGTCGACGGAAATGTCGTGAGTTTTCGTCTTTCGGCGCTGCCGTCCGACAGCAACGGAGAGCAGCGCATGACGTTAGTCAGCGCCGGAGACGGTTCGTTGGAAGGTTATAAAAACATAACCGCTAGTGGGAAAGCGGTTTTGGCGATATTGAATGGTTATGATGCAGAAACCATAAAATACGTAATCGAAGAAGCCCGTACGCAGGGAGCGGCGGCTTTGATTGCGGCATTTTCAAGTTCAATTGATGAACAGCTGAATTCTGCCTATTACTGCGATTCCTATTCTATTACATCAACAATGCCCGTTTTAACTATGACAAATACAGATGCTCAAAAGCTGCTCAACGCTTATAACGGCGCTGTCAAAGAAGACAGTGCGCTCGTTGTGACATTAAATTCCGAATTCGGTTTTACTGACGAATCCGTCGGCTATAATATCGTCGGAACCATCCCGGGACTTGATTCAGATTCAAAAATTATCATTACAGCCGATTATGACCGGTTTTATCACGGTTATAACGAAAACTGCTGCTCGGTCGCATTGATGCTCGGCCTTGCGCAGGCCGTGAAGAGCAGTGGATATAAGCCACAAAAGACACTGGTTTTTGTGGCCTACGGCGGCTCGGAAATAGCAAAGCGCAACTCGGGTTATTCTACTTCTTACGGCGCATTTGTTCAACTTACCCAGACGCATTCCGAATGGGCGGCAGGGAATACCGTTCACATCGATATCACTATGCCCGCCGCCAACCACGGCTCAAGCTATCCGCTTGCGGTCAGTACCGGGTTGGAGACTTTTGTAGGTAATGCAGTAACGGGTTTGACCGGGCCGTTTATAAACGGCATTAAAATCAATAATAACGTCAAAGGCGGTGAAAGCGGTTTTATATTCGAATCGGCGGGTATTCCTACGATCGGACTGGATCTCGACGCAAGTGAATTTGCAATGAAATACCGCCATACCAATCTCGATAATTCCAACCGTTACAATGCCGCGGCTTTCCGGTTCAGTTATCAGCTTTATACAAAACTGCTGCTTGCTTTTGATCAGACTGCCGTAACGCCGTATAATTTCCTGCCGTTTTTTACGAATCTGAATTCGGGTCTTGACACTAAGTCATTATCCGCTTTTGATATAGATATTGCCGAGATAAAGGACTCGGCTTATACGGCAACGATTCAAGCCCAGATTTTAAATTATTACATCCGGCATATCAATGATGCGTATGAAGATGCCGTCGCGGCGGGAGAATATAACAAAGCGGCACGGATTTATTCAGCCGCTTCCCAACTTAACACACCGTTAAGAGATTTATTTGCGCGTATTAATTCGGTATTTACCGTATTGAACAGCCAAAACCGCAAGCAGTGTTCTTATGAAATTCCGACGGATTATTCAATAAAACTCGGGACCGCTCTTTTACAATTCCGGCAAGGGAAAATAGCGGCTTGCATCGAGACTTGCCAGTCGATCGGAGAATTAAAATATACCTTCCTTTTTGACGCTTCCGTATGTAATTCTGTTGCTGCTGCAGTCAATAACGGAAGCGTGAAAAATCTGTATTGGGCGGACGGTAAAATATATCCGCTTCCCGACATCTATGACACCTTACGGGACCTTTACCTGAAACGAAACGCAAGTTTTGCCGCTACTGATTTCGTTGAAGAACTCGATTCACTTCAAAATTATTGCAATTTCCAAACCGAGAATTTGGTTTCGGCATTCGAATCGCGCTCTGTCTCCTGCCGCCTGTTTGCCGGAGAAGCAAAAAAACTGATTGAC